TCGTCTATGCCGCGACCTATCCCGATCTGATTCGAGCCTATGGCGCCGATCGGCAAGCGCTCGCGAAGCATTTCGTCGAATATGGCTTTTCTGAAGGACGATCGGCGTCGTTCGATGCCGTCGCCTATGCCGCGGCAAATCCCGACGTCGATGCGGCCACAGGCGGAAATCCTGCGGCGCTGGCGCTGCATTACGTTCAGCACGGTTTGGCTGAAGGACGCTTTTTCGCGACGTTGATCGGCACGTCGGGCGACGACCAGTTGAGAGGTGCGGCGGGCAACGATGTCATTGCTGGCCGGGGCGGCAATGATCTGTTCGTCGCGACGGCTGGCAACGATCGCTACCTTGGCGGTGACGGGATCGACACCCTCGACACGTCGGAATTGGCAGGACCCGTGACGATCACCCGGACGGTTATCGGCGGTCGGCTTCAGGTCGGCGACAAGGTCGATAGCTTCGAATCGGTGGAGCGATTCTTCCTGGGCAGCGGAAACGATTTCGTCGATCTGGATGGCGGCCGCGACACGGTCTACGGTGGGGCTGGGTCAGATCAGATTTTCGGGCGCGGGGGCGGCGACGATCTTCATGGCGGTGCCGGCGACGACGTGGTCAGCGCTTTCACCTTTGAACCTGCCGACGCCAGCGCGATCGATCGTCTCTACGGCGACGAGGGCTCCGACATCCTGATCCTGGGGGATCGGGGCGGCGAGGCATTTGGCGGAGCGGACGGCGATCAATTCATTATCCGCGACATGGTCGGAGATGCTCGAGCGATCCTGAACGGCGGCTCCGGGCAGGACACGGTGTCCAGCAGCTTCGCCGGGGACGTGGTCGTCGCCTCGGACGGAAACACGTATCTGCTCGACCGTGCGACGGGGGCGATCAAGGCGTCGCTGACGAGCATCGAATATTTGTCGGTTCTCCCGATGACGACGTTCGGGCTGATCCCCGGTACGGTCAACGTGATCGGACAGGGCGGAAGCGCATTCTCCTATTTTGCTTCGGGAAGCCACAACCTTCGTGGGGAGTTTAAAACCACTAGCGACGGCTATGCCGGCTTCCAGCTGGGTAGCGGGCATCAGGAAATCTCCGCCACCTTTACCGGCGGCGGCCGTCTCTTCTTCAGCATGACGAAAAGCACCGTCAATGCGACGATCCTGGGCGACGCCGACGTCGAGTTCGATATCAACACGTCGACCGGCCCCGCGTTCGTCAGACTTGGAGACGGCGACGACCGCTTCGTGGTTCGGAGCGGCACCAACACGCTCGACGGAGGTGGCGGGAACGACACGCTGTGGCTTCTGAGTGAAACGGCCGTGTCAATCGATCTCGTTCGTGGCGAGGCGCGAAGCAACGACGGGATCGCCGTGACTTTCCAGCGCATCGAAAACGCGATCGGCGGCGAAGCGAACGATATCATCATCGGCAATGACGAAGCCAACGTCTTGCGCGGATATAACGGTGACGACCGGATTTATGGCGGCGGCACCGGTACCGACGGACGTTTCGACATCCTGATGGGCGGGCCGGGGAATGACATCCTGGTCGGCGGTGCAGGCTACGACAGCTTGCGCGGGGATGCGGGCGACGACCTTTTGGTCGATCGGGCCAACGGCAGTCTGTCCGGACATGAAGGCAATGATGTTCTCGTCGCGCTTCTGGACGATCCTGTCGCGGCCGCGTCGAACCTGCTGTTCGTGAACTTGGGCGCCGGCGCGGATACGTTGGTCATCTCCGCCGCGGTCGGCACCTTTGCCAACATTCGCGTGAGCGATTTCAACTTGGCCGAAGGTGACCGCCTCGACCTGTCCAACCTGCGCGACCTCAATGGCCAAGTCCTCGATTTTGCGGACGTCATGGGCGCGATGACCAGCACGGCGGAAGGCCTGCAGCTCGACCTGTCGCAATTCCGAAACGTCGGCGGCGCGTCGCTTTCTGGACAAGTGGTGTTCACCTCCCTGTCGCAGCCGAGCGACGTCGGCGTCGGAATGTTCGTGTTCGAGAACGGGATCGATTGGCGTTCGCCCCTGCCGACGGACTGGCTGCTGTAGCCTGATCGGTCGTCCACCCAATCCCGATCCGATCGCCTTGCGCCGCCGCTAGCGGGGCGGGCTAAGTCGCGCTACTATTTGGCGGAATGGCGAAAGTAGTGACGGATGAGCGATGGCGTACGGACGAGCGGAGCGAGTGAAGACCTGAACTTCCTGGCCGGCGGTGGGGAAGCCGGGGCGCTGATCCGGGCGATGGACTGGTCGGCGACGCCGCTGGGGCCGCCGCAATCCTGGCCGCAGCCGCTCAAAACGCTGGTCGGCGTAATGCTGTCGGCGGACCAGCCGATGTTCGTCGGCTGGGGCCCGGACCATCGCCTGCTCTACAACGACCGCTACGCGCCAATGCTCGCCGACCGCCACCCTGCCGCGCTGGGCCAGGCGTTTCTCGACGTGTGGCATGAAGTGCGGGAGGATCTCACCCCGTTGATCGAACAGGTGCGCGCGGGAGAGCCGGTGCACATGAACGACTTGCGGCTGTCGCTCGACCGGCCCGGTCGCCCGAAGGAGGCGCACTTCGCCTTTTCCTACACGCCGGTGCGCGACGAAAGTGGCGCGATTGCAGGCCTGTTCTGTCCCTGTACCGAAACCACCGAGCAGATCCTGGCCGAGCGCACGCGGCGCGAAGCCGAGGCGTCGGAGCGAAACCGGCTTTGGACCCTGTCCGAAGACATGCTCGCGCGTGCCAATTTCGAAGGGCACATGTCTGCGGTCAATCCTGCGTGGACGGCGGTTCTGGGCTGGTCGGAAGACCATCTTCTGGCCACGCCCTATTCGGATTTCATGCATCCCGAGGATATGGCCGTGACACTGGCCGCGATCGAGGAGATGGGCCGGACCCAGCAGCCGACGCGGTTCCAGAACCGGATTGCGACCGCCGATGGCCGCTGGACCCCGATCGGCTGGACGGTGTCGCCCGAACCCGGCGGCGCCAACTTCATCGCGGTCGGCCGCGACCTGTCGGACGATCGCGCGCGCGAGGCCGAATTGCTTCAGACTCAGGAAGCGCTTCGCCAGTCGCAGAAGCTGGAATCGATGGGCCAGCTGACCGGCGGGGTGGCGCATGATTTTAACAATCTGCTGACCCCGATCATCGGCTCGCTCGACATGCTGCTTCGCCGCGGGCTCGGCAGCGAGCGCGAGCGGCGCCTGATCGACGGCGCGCTTCAGTCGGCCGAACGCGCCAAGACGCTCGTCCAGCGACTGCTGGCTTTCGCGAGGCGCCAGCCGCTGCAGCCGACTGCGGTCGACCTCCGGTCGCTGGTTGATGGAATGACCGGGCTGATCGGCAGCACGTTGGGTCCGACGATCGACGTTCGGATCGGCATTGCCGACAATCTTCCGCCCGCGCGCGCCGATCCCAACCAGCTCGAAATGGCGATCCTTAATCTTGGCGTGAACGCGCGCGATGCAATGCCGGGCGGTGGCGAACTGTCGATCTCGGCGGTGCGCGAAACGGTCAATGCCGACCATGGCGATGGGCTT
Above is a genomic segment from Sphingomonas sp. LY29 containing:
- a CDS encoding hybrid sensor histidine kinase/response regulator; the encoded protein is MSDGVRTSGASEDLNFLAGGGEAGALIRAMDWSATPLGPPQSWPQPLKTLVGVMLSADQPMFVGWGPDHRLLYNDRYAPMLADRHPAALGQAFLDVWHEVREDLTPLIEQVRAGEPVHMNDLRLSLDRPGRPKEAHFAFSYTPVRDESGAIAGLFCPCTETTEQILAERTRREAEASERNRLWTLSEDMLARANFEGHMSAVNPAWTAVLGWSEDHLLATPYSDFMHPEDMAVTLAAIEEMGRTQQPTRFQNRIATADGRWTPIGWTVSPEPGGANFIAVGRDLSDDRAREAELLQTQEALRQSQKLESMGQLTGGVAHDFNNLLTPIIGSLDMLLRRGLGSERERRLIDGALQSAERAKTLVQRLLAFARRQPLQPTAVDLRSLVDGMTGLIGSTLGPTIDVRIGIADNLPPARADPNQLEMAILNLGVNARDAMPGGGELSISAVRETVNADHGDGLAPGAYVRLSVGDNGMGMDEETRRRAIEPFFSTKGIGKGTGLGLSMAHGLAAQLGGALTIRSVPGEGTTVDLWLPVSGSQVDSEGVPIAAMSVANARGTALLVDDEELVRMSTADMLADLGYEVVEAGSAEEALKLVEAGATPDILVTDHLMPGMSGEELARRMRAQRPAFPVLIVSGYAEAEGIAADLPRLTKPFRNAELAERLASVHPPA
- a CDS encoding calcium-binding protein; this translates as MAGYPDLIAAFGTDEVAARNHYEMFGRAEGRDPFRFDPIAYSAANGDLLRAFGTDARALSLHYLQFGFAEGRTTTFGAYQYAASYGDLRIAMGSDVQALTQHYVRSGFAEGRTLSFDSLRYAASHPDVYRALGSNPEALARHYVEVGAAQGRTMTFDALSYVASHADLLRAFGTDVVASTRHYLDQGIAEGRAITFDPIVYAATYPDLIRAYGADRQALAKHFVEYGFSEGRSASFDAVAYAAANPDVDAATGGNPAALALHYVQHGLAEGRFFATLIGTSGDDQLRGAAGNDVIAGRGGNDLFVATAGNDRYLGGDGIDTLDTSELAGPVTITRTVIGGRLQVGDKVDSFESVERFFLGSGNDFVDLDGGRDTVYGGAGSDQIFGRGGGDDLHGGAGDDVVSAFTFEPADASAIDRLYGDEGSDILILGDRGGEAFGGADGDQFIIRDMVGDARAILNGGSGQDTVSSSFAGDVVVASDGNTYLLDRATGAIKASLTSIEYLSVLPMTTFGLIPGTVNVIGQGGSAFSYFASGSHNLRGEFKTTSDGYAGFQLGSGHQEISATFTGGGRLFFSMTKSTVNATILGDADVEFDINTSTGPAFVRLGDGDDRFVVRSGTNTLDGGGGNDTLWLLSETAVSIDLVRGEARSNDGIAVTFQRIENAIGGEANDIIIGNDEANVLRGYNGDDRIYGGGTGTDGRFDILMGGPGNDILVGGAGYDSLRGDAGDDLLVDRANGSLSGHEGNDVLVALLDDPVAAASNLLFVNLGAGADTLVISAAVGTFANIRVSDFNLAEGDRLDLSNLRDLNGQVLDFADVMGAMTSTAEGLQLDLSQFRNVGGASLSGQVVFTSLSQPSDVGVGMFVFENGIDWRSPLPTDWLL